A region of Thermococcus barossii DNA encodes the following proteins:
- a CDS encoding DUF58 domain-containing protein produces the protein MYPTEKAEEILLVLWLIVMLAFLLLRWELVYLTLPVIWLLFVAAFFFKPTLNVEIERVIPHNRFLEGTELDIVLRIKSHERIPTLKVIEDIPPGLELVEGRKEHVLSLRPGEEREIKYRVRVKRGIHEFNWVRLSYRDPFGFFRVDRNVEVYSEIVGVPVITDVPTPYSTKGTKITVGPLPSPRVGEGVEFHAVREYQPGDPLKIINWKATARTGRIMANEYESERKVDVVFIVDASYTGSLVFDHLIRAAASLMLNALNNGTSFGLLLAEDVPLWIRVDYGKRHFFKCIDFLSTARPDKNNMIAYQVEHLIKARFPAKAQLLYFSLLLTEESREALRIMAQYGYNVVVISPDPYTAVEPKSREEELALRLLALQRKAMLMKMSSHGIVIDWDVRKPLEAAIAEVVGL, from the coding sequence ATGTATCCGACTGAGAAGGCAGAGGAGATTCTCCTCGTTCTCTGGCTAATAGTCATGCTGGCCTTTCTCCTCCTGCGGTGGGAGCTCGTGTACCTGACGCTTCCGGTGATATGGCTTCTCTTCGTGGCGGCCTTCTTCTTCAAACCGACCCTCAACGTTGAGATAGAGCGGGTGATACCTCATAACCGCTTCCTTGAGGGGACCGAGCTGGATATAGTCCTCAGAATCAAATCGCACGAGCGGATTCCCACCCTGAAGGTCATCGAGGATATTCCACCGGGTCTGGAGCTGGTGGAGGGTCGAAAGGAGCACGTTCTCTCGCTCCGGCCGGGGGAGGAGAGGGAGATAAAGTACAGGGTTCGGGTTAAGAGGGGAATCCACGAGTTCAACTGGGTAAGGCTGAGCTACCGCGACCCCTTCGGTTTCTTTAGAGTTGACAGGAATGTGGAGGTTTACAGCGAGATAGTTGGCGTTCCTGTAATCACGGACGTCCCGACGCCATACTCCACTAAGGGGACAAAGATAACAGTCGGTCCTCTTCCCTCGCCGAGGGTCGGGGAGGGGGTTGAGTTCCACGCCGTCAGGGAGTACCAGCCGGGGGATCCCCTCAAGATAATCAACTGGAAGGCCACAGCGAGAACCGGCAGAATCATGGCCAACGAGTACGAGAGCGAGCGGAAGGTTGACGTTGTCTTCATAGTCGACGCTTCCTACACCGGCAGTCTCGTCTTCGACCACCTCATTCGCGCCGCCGCCTCCCTCATGCTCAACGCCCTCAACAACGGAACAAGCTTTGGCCTCCTTCTGGCGGAGGACGTCCCCCTCTGGATTCGCGTTGACTACGGCAAGAGGCACTTCTTCAAGTGCATAGACTTCCTGAGCACGGCCAGACCGGACAAAAACAACATGATAGCCTATCAGGTCGAGCACCTCATAAAGGCGCGCTTCCCGGCCAAGGCCCAGCTGCTGTACTTCTCCCTCCTGCTGACCGAGGAGAGCAGGGAGGCCCTCAGAATAATGGCTCAGTACGGCTACAACGTCGTCGTCATAAGCCCGGACCCCTACACGGCGGTTGAACCCAAGAGCCGGGAGGAGGAGCTGGCTTTGAGACTGTTGGCCCTCCAGCGAAAGGCCATGCTGATGAAGATGTCCTCCCACGGCATCGTCATCGACTGGGACGTCAGAAAACCCCTTGAGGCAGCGATAGCGGAGGTGGTCGGCTTATGA